The sequence ACTTAGCAGCGTCCCGCTGTTCCGGGGAACCAGCTCGACTGTGACAATAGTCTCGGCTCCCCCGGTCCCCCCTTCTCCCGTAACCCATGTCAGTTCAACAAGACGGTCTTGTTCGAGCCTAATAAACCGGCCGTAGTGGGGATGCCTCCGCTCCACGCCGTCCGTCCCGCCGGGGGAAGTGGTCTCAAAAAAGAAGACGGTATTGACTTGACCCTGCATGATCACCGAACCAGGGGCTGCAAACCAACGGTCGAACTGCTTGGTCCACGCTTGAAAAAGAACTTCAGGCGCTGCATCCATCTGCCGCTCCACTTTTAAAGAAAAAGCCATCGAATCCTCATTCCTTTCTCTTCAAGTTATTAAACGATTAAACACTTTGGATTGCAAAAAAACGGCTGACACGCTTTCGGGCGGCAGCCGTTTCTCTTATGATCTGAACTTTAGCCCTGCTTCGGCGGCTGATACGAGCTCTTGAGCGAAACAATCAGGTTGAAGACAGGTTGACCAGGCTCGGAGTACCGGCTGTCCACGTTAAAGTAACCATGCCGGAAAAATTGGAACTTGTCCTGCGGTTTGCTGTCCTTCAGCTCGGGCTCCACGAAGCCGTGCAGGATTTCAAGCGATTTCGGGTTCAATTGGTCAAGGAAGGACCCCGTCCCCTTATCAGCGGCTTCCTGTCCTTCGGCCTCCCCTTCATTTTCGGTTTCCTCCGCCAGAATCAGCGGCTCATACAGGCGGAATTCCGCAGCAGCCGCGTGGCTCGCCTCCACCCAGTGCAGCGTTCCTTTCACCTTGCGGCCGGTAAAGCCGCTGCCGCTCTTCGTTTCCGGATCGTAGGTGCAGTGCAGCTCGGTTACTTCGCCGTTCTCATCCTTGATTACTTCGTTGCATTTGATGAAATAGGCATGCTTCAGGCGCACCTCATTGCCCGGGAACAACCGGAAATATTTGCTCGGCGGATTCTCCATAAAATCGTCGCGTTCAATGTAAATCTCGCGGGAGAACGGAATTTGCCGGCTGCCCATTTCCTCGTTCTCACTGTTATTTTCCGCTTCCAGCCATTCGACCTGACCCTCTGGATAGTTGGTAATGACGACCTTGAGCGGACGAAGCACGGCCATCGTGCGCGGCGCCTTCAGCTTCAGATCCTCGCGGATAAAATGCTCCAGCATTTGCAGATCAACCAGGCCTTGGCTCTTGGAGATGCCCGTCTCGTATACGAAGGCGCGGATCGCATCCGGCGTGTACCCGCGGCGGCGAAGACCCGATATCGTCGGCATCCGCGGATCGTCCCAACCGTCGACATGCCCTTCATCCACCAGCAGCCTCAGCTTCCGCTTGCTCGTCACGGTCTGCGCCAGATTCAGGCGGCCGAATTCATATTGATGCGGCGAGGCAGGCATTTCGCATTCAGCGATAACCCAGTCATAGAAAGGGCGCTGATCCTCGAACTCCAGGGAACAGAGGGAATGCGTCACGTTCTCGATGGCATCCTCAATCGGATGCGCGTACGCGTACATCGGGTAAATGCACCATTTGTCGCCCGTGTTGTGGTGATGGGCATGGGTAATGCGGTAAATGACCGGGTCGCGGAGATTGATGTTGGGCGAAGCCATATCGATCTTGGCGCGCAGCACCTTTTCGCCGTCCTTGAACTCGCCAGCACGCATGCGGCGGAATAGATCGAGATTCTCTTCGACGCTGCGGTCGCGGTACGGGCTATTCTTCCCCGGTTCGGTCAGCGTGCCGCGAAGCTCGCGGATTTGGTCCGCGCTGAGATCGTCGACGTAAGCCTTGCCCTTGTTAATTAATAGCTCCGCCCGCTCGTACATCTCTTCGAAATAGTTGGAAGCGAAGCGCAGATTCTCCCAATCATAACCGAGCCATTTCACATCTTCCTCGATCGATTTGACATACTCCGTATCTTCCTTCAGCGGATTCGTGTCGTCAAACCGCAGGTTCGTCTTGCCGCCGAACTCGTCGGCCAGCGTGAAATTGATCCAAATCGCCTTGGCATGTCCGATGTGGAGATAGCCGTTCGGTTCCGGGGGGAACCGGGTGACGACTTCATTCACTTTGCCGGAGCGGAGATCTTCGGTAATGACATTTTTAATGAAATTGGAGGGGGTGCTTCGGTTCTCCACAGCAATCAACCTTTCATTCTATAGTTCTTGTCCTTGTTCTTGTATAAACATGTTTCCTCTTAATATACCCGTTACGCCGGGATTGTTCAATAAAATGGCATACCCGCCCAGGGCGCCGGTTCCCTTTGACTTCCCGCCGGTCCATGGAGTAGCATGAGGTTCAGAAGGAGGCGAGCGGATGAAACCGATTAAAATGCCACAAGAGCATCGGGAAGCGATGCTTGATCATATTCAGGAATTTTTCGAGCTTGAACGCGGCGAAAGCATCGGACGCCTCGCGGCGGACAACCTGCTGGAATTTTTCTTAAAGGAGCTTGGACCTACCGTCTATAACCAGGCGCTGAGCGACTGCCGCACCCTGACGGCGCAGCGGATGCAGGGGCTGGAAGAGGATATTTATGCCCTGGAATGGAAAGAAGGGCGGTAATAACCGGGATTCATGGTTTGCAAAGAGCACGGCAGAAAAAAAGGGAGGCTGCAGTTTGTTCCATTTTGTTATTGATGATGAGCTTGTGCTTAAGCCGCTGGCGGCTGAGCATGCCCTGCCCATGTTTGAGCTGGTCGACCTCTCAAGGGTCCGTCTTAGCCAGTGGCTGCCTTGGGTAGACAGCGTGACGGAGCATGCTCATATCACAAGCTATATTAAGAACGCCGTTAAGCAAGGCAGCGAGAACGGCGGCTTCACCGCGGGCCTGTGGGTGGGCGGCGAATTCGCCGGCGTTATCGGATTTCATGAAATCGATTGGCATAACCGGTCAGTCGGCATCGGCTATTGGCTTGGCGAGGGCTATTGCGGCAAGGGATACATGACGAGTGCCTGCCGGGTATTTATCGACCATGCCCTGATGGAGATGGAGCTGAACCGGGTAGAAATCCGCTGCGCAACGGGTAATACGCCAAGCCGG is a genomic window of Paenibacillus durus ATCC 35681 containing:
- a CDS encoding SRPBCC family protein; translated protein: MAFSLKVERQMDAAPEVLFQAWTKQFDRWFAAPGSVIMQGQVNTVFFFETTSPGGTDGVERRHPHYGRFIRLEQDRLVELTWVTGEGGTGGAETIVTVELVPRNSGTLLSLTHTGFYNEDSRNAHEQAWPFVLEQLDKKMTGNS
- a CDS encoding glutamine--tRNA ligase/YqeY domain fusion protein, whose translation is MENRSTPSNFIKNVITEDLRSGKVNEVVTRFPPEPNGYLHIGHAKAIWINFTLADEFGGKTNLRFDDTNPLKEDTEYVKSIEEDVKWLGYDWENLRFASNYFEEMYERAELLINKGKAYVDDLSADQIRELRGTLTEPGKNSPYRDRSVEENLDLFRRMRAGEFKDGEKVLRAKIDMASPNINLRDPVIYRITHAHHHNTGDKWCIYPMYAYAHPIEDAIENVTHSLCSLEFEDQRPFYDWVIAECEMPASPHQYEFGRLNLAQTVTSKRKLRLLVDEGHVDGWDDPRMPTISGLRRRGYTPDAIRAFVYETGISKSQGLVDLQMLEHFIREDLKLKAPRTMAVLRPLKVVITNYPEGQVEWLEAENNSENEEMGSRQIPFSREIYIERDDFMENPPSKYFRLFPGNEVRLKHAYFIKCNEVIKDENGEVTELHCTYDPETKSGSGFTGRKVKGTLHWVEASHAAAAEFRLYEPLILAEETENEGEAEGQEAADKGTGSFLDQLNPKSLEILHGFVEPELKDSKPQDKFQFFRHGYFNVDSRYSEPGQPVFNLIVSLKSSYQPPKQG
- a CDS encoding DUF2164 domain-containing protein; the protein is MKPIKMPQEHREAMLDHIQEFFELERGESIGRLAADNLLEFFLKELGPTVYNQALSDCRTLTAQRMQGLEEDIYALEWKEGR
- a CDS encoding GNAT family N-acetyltransferase, which gives rise to MFHFVIDDELVLKPLAAEHALPMFELVDLSRVRLSQWLPWVDSVTEHAHITSYIKNAVKQGSENGGFTAGLWVGGEFAGVIGFHEIDWHNRSVGIGYWLGEGYCGKGYMTSACRVFIDHALMEMELNRVEIRCATGNTPSRAIPQRLGFVLEGVIREAELLPSGYVNHAVYGMLRSEWKMLR